The DNA window ACTTGGCCTTGATGAGGATGGCGAGGCAGTTGACCAACGCGAGTACCAGAGTATGATCAACTCCCTCTACCTGACCGCGTTGAGGCTGGACATACACATGgttgtatgcatgtgtgcgTGTTTTAGGCTTTCTCGAGGAGTTTGCATTGTCAAACAATCAAGCAATCCTTTGTTATGTCAAGTTGACTCTTGAATATGACATTTGGTACTCCTGCTCCTCAACTATTTCCATTCGAGCTTTCTCatattttgacttttgttGGCTGTAAGATTGATCGCATGAGTATTTTATGACTTTCCATTTCTGGGGTACTTCTTTGGTTTGTCAGTCttcttaaaaataatcttcTATTGCACAGTCTACTGCTGAGGCTAAGTATGTTGTTGTTTTGAGTGATTGTAGTCAAGTTCTTTAAATGGTTTCCACTTTGCAAGATTATGGCTTGACTTTTCTAAGTgttctcttattttttgacAATACGAGTGCAATTAGCATTGCTAAGAATCTGGTTCAACATTTAAGTACCAAGCACATTGAGATTTGGTACTAGTTTATCCAAGACAATATTGAGAAATGTAGCATTGTACTAGAGTTTGttgtaatatatatgcttAGAAAGAGAATCAAGTCTAGTTTCATCTCCAATAAAACGACTCGTCATTTCGGCTTCTCAATAAGGAGTAATGGACAAACCATTTAGTGCTGCTTAGAAGCCAAATAGACATGTGAGTCTTCTTTGAAATTAACTTATTGAGACCTTTTTGCTAGCCTATCTCTAGCAAACTCTCAAGAACTTTCATTCCCAACTAGGAGGGTTGCTCCTACTATAAATATCAcctttgttttatcatgtagtgGACTTTTGATGATCTGAAATATAAACACCTTATGTTTAGTTGTGTGCTAACAAATTCAGAGAGTGATCTCTCTACCCCTTTGCTCCTGTGATTCCCTTGTAGGATTACAAAGCAATGTTTGGTGCTTCCCAAGTGGCATTCGAGGTTTTCCTTGATTGATTGCAGGTTGTGTTGGTTGGTAACTTAGACTGTGTTTGGTTGAACCCTTGATTTAGGTTGTCATAATAGAGATGGTGGTTATCTTCGAGTACAATTGTCAAATTGCGTTGTTATCTTGGTTGCTTGCAACTAGTTATCTTGGTCTGTTACAGGCTAGTTATCAGTTCTTAATCCTACACCATGAAGATCGGGACACCACCCCTACTTGGGTTGTATCatttggtatcagagctttcATTTTCATAATAGGATTTTTTATCCCCAtctacatatatttgttttcttcctagccataaaaaaactatagccTTTAATTGCATAAGTTATTCTAGTGAGTTTGGTTGAGTTTAGGCTCATTAGAGTCTTTGTTTAGTTGCCGATCATATTTTCCTCTGCGTGTCTTTTGAACCGATCTATTGTTGTCTTTAAGAAAATGCCCACAAAAAAAGTAAAACCATATCTATCCATTGTGTATACTTTGATCCTATTATGTTCTAattggttatatatattttgttttgcaagTGATATATTTATTCTAGTATTGTGttcggtaaaaaaaagtttcggGAAAAAAGGACttgagaaaatattgaaaaataagtaAGGCTGTAAAAAATGAATAGGTCAAAACAAGGGttaaggaaaaataatttgtgagaAAAGAAGTGGAGAAAGACATCTACTATTTTGCACAATTACATATCAGTGTATTTCATAACTCATAATCAACTTTTACCTATCTTATGATGCAAATTTTTCTAGGTATGAAACATAAATCATCCATCCCTAGCATAAGCTTTGTTTTGCATCAAAAATCAGTTAtttatttgtgtgtgtgagtttcccatttatatatatgtcatattGGATCAACACTTGGCATTGAACTTTTAGTTTGGATTGTTACTTATCTTTACAATAGCTAGATTTTAGATTGCTTAGTGTAGGTTTACCCCACCAAGCTCCACAAAGAAACCATCGTTTACCTCATCTTGGTCTTGTATCCGCTTAACCATCACATTTTTACCACCACACATATACTTCTATAACCTATAGGGAAACATAAGAGTTTCGGTTGAGGTTGTGAGATTTCCACATATTTTCCTATTCcgcatattttcttttactacTTGTGTCACTAACTGTGCAGGAAGATGTCCGAAATTAACCCGAAGGATTGTGTTTCCACGGCTCAATTTAATGAGTTAAGGCGGAGCATGGAGGCAAGACAAGATCAAATTGCAcaaaatgtttaaaatattttggttcatattgaaaatattaatcctTTTGGTGGAAATGCAAGTGCGCACAATGTAGAAGATGGGAAGGATGAGGAAGAGGTTGTTGCTTGGCTGCCAGAGAAGCTCAAGAAACAAGAAATCATGTTAGTTGTAACAGAGGGAGAGGTGGTGTTCATGGTTGAGGCAGAGGTCGTGTTCAAATAAACAATAACTATCGTTTTGGTCACATACCACGATGGACGAATAAATATGAAGAGAGGTTTGGTATGTTGAAAATTCACCATACCAAAGTTTCATGGTGGGTCTGATCTAGAAGCTTATCTTACGTGGAAGTTGAAGgttgataaaatatttcacatCCATAATTATTTCGAAGAGAAAAGTTGGTAATGACTTCACTTAATTTTGATGATTATGCTCTAATTTGGTGGGAGTAACGGATGAATGAAAATTGCAACTTGTGCTGGTGAAGGCTACAATAAAAGCAAGATTTATTCCAAGGCATTACCGACGTGATCTTTTTGATAGATTGCCGAATTTGAAGCAAGTTAACACTAATTGGTATGTTGAGGAGTATTATAAGGAGACAGAGAGGACCATGATTCGAGctaatatttataaagatgAAGAGCACTCCATTGCAAGGTTCATTTCGGCATATTCAGTGGATTATGTAATTTCAGCCATATCGTAATCTTGTCTAGTGTGTGCATCAAGCTAGCAAAGTCGCATGTCAGTTATATCAAGATGCTAAGGCAAGAAACTCGAGTCCATTCAGTTTGTGGATTACCCTAAGTGGTAACAAGTTTATACCAAGAGCCAATGTGAATTGAGGTTCCACCATAAACTTTAGTGGTGATTTACGCTCAAATCCTTCTTGTTTTTCTATTGGTATAGAGGTTGTCATTTCTAGTGAGAAGAGCAAACCGATGATGTCATATACtatctcaattatttttacttatagGAGTCGAGATATGTAGTGCTTCAAGTATAGAGGCCATGGACATATAGTTAGAGAATGTCGAAATAATCGTGCCATTATTATAACTAAACAAGGAGAGTATGATTCAGCTAGTGAGGTGGAAGAAAATGATCTCGATGATGGAAATGAAGATATCTCTAGAGAATATGATACTCAATGTGAGTTTGAACAAGGTggctgtcacgccctgagttttacccaagccaagaattaattaaataatgtattaaaaataatttgttaattaaagttcaggagaaaactcagtgtaataaattaatttaatttaattggaagcttttcggatgttctaaaatgtcccgaaagcattttaaatgattaacaggatttatatttgaattgcagtcaataaaatttgctctaatcaacttaataaaaatcggcaaaattggaggcaatttctttttttccctccttcctttttcttttctttttcccttctcccttttttccccttttcctttttctttttctcttttccttttttttctctcctggttgcacctcctcttcccctctctgttgtacgatcctctcctcctcctccccaagccatgcagcctcatctctatctccaccaaaaaaatcaattccaattaattaggattctaaatcttatctctttaaaaccttatctattccttgttaataggggatggataacaaaatttatctctagcttccccctataaataccccctacacccttgcctcttttccccgtctgcCTCTCTCGTGCACCTCCTGCCACCTCCTGTCCaacagctgcgcagcaagccgctagcagccctgctgcatcttgttcgcagcacgtcgccggctggtctctctccaccaaatttcaggttcgcatatattttattcttgcgaatcaatctaaattaatctaccgtttaattgttcaggttttctaacctaacagcgaggaacaaccgtaatccgtcgctgatctctccaccaaacctcaggtttgcatacgttttattcatgcaaatcaatctatcgttactctaccgtgtaattgcttaggttttccaatctattagctagcgtgagattgatctacggtgcggaattcaattCCGTaagcgtagattggtttaacgttaaagtcgtctaattctagtttagcgagttgttaaatctcaatttaacgggtcgttaactcctgccgttgttccgctaacagttcacggtatcacgtatcggatctaatttgtcgtacgaatctctaattcgtgcaagatttggttctgtcgtgtgaatgcgtatactgtctgcaattttcCGAGCCATGGCCCAACCCGCGCACGAAGTCTCCATCGCCTCCTTCGGCCCACCCCTTTAACTtctcctccctcggcccactccccttcggcccgcctcctcttctcctcatCCCCGCCGGCCTGCccatttctctctccccttgcTGGGCCGGCCTGTGGCCGAGGCCCACAAGCGCCCTGGAGTCtaggccgcctcccctctcctcccgggacgctgacaggtggtccccaccagtcagccccatcttccacctccaaccggcgcctgcgcctgcgcgtCGCGCCCGCGTCTGCATCGCCTCGCTGACACGCCCCTGCCTTCGCCGCGCCCGTGCTGCCGTCGCGCTGCGCCGCAGACCCATCGCACAAGcctgccgtcgcgccgctcgcccgcaCCATGTAGTGCAGCCGTAACCGCGCGCGCACCCCGCTCGCGCTGGCGCAACCACCTTCCGCTCCCCTGGCGCCGCATCCGTGCCCGCCGCCAACAACCTCCCCTGCCTCCTCCGCATCGGACGCGCCATCGCCAACCACCGGCCGCgatccacgcgccgccgcgctaaTGATCTCCCCGCCCTAGCTTGCGCCAGCTCCCCTATAAAGCCCCACCGCCGCGTGCCGCCGCACTCGTTCCTGAGCCGCCACCGCACCGGTTGCCCGTCGTCGCGCGGACGCCGtcgctcctcctcggccacgcgtcgtcgtcttcgcctgtcgccggtgagcactcGCTCTCCCTTTCCTTCTCCCttgtccctctccctcccggcCGTCGCAGtcgagtcgccgccggtcTCCGCCATCGTCACGACGTCGTCACGCCACCCCCTGCCTTCTCGCGCGACCACTTCCCATCCTCGGGCGCCGTcattgccgtgccgttcgccgtcattgccgtgccgttcgccgtcaccgccgtgcgccactgctccggttgcgccgtcgtcgtgcgccgccgctctggtcgcgtccgccgctcggccaccaagctgcgtcgctgcttggccgacgccacctcactcttccctcgtgctcccgtctagctcctctagccgcacccgctcgcgccgctcACTGCGCTGGCCGTGCCTCGGCCGTGACGTCGTGCCGCCGtccgtcgcgtcgcgtcgcacGCCGCCATGTCGTCCGCATCGCCTCCACGCCGCTGCGCTGACACCCTCGTCCacaccgcctcccctccgtgcgtgcgccgttcaccgtcgccgtcgggcgctGTTGCCGCCGTCAgccatgcgcctcctctcttcctcggtcACCGCCTAACCGTGCCGATCCTTAGCGCCGCCCCTCGCCACGCcatcggtcgtcgccgccatccgcTGCCGTCCCGCCGACGTCACCGACcaccgctcgcgccgccgccccgccgcctgccgcctagccacgccaccgccacgccaccTCATCCCGCGCGCAACCATCGCTTCGCTTTCCacggtcgcgccgtcgctcgcaacggtcgccgccaaTCCCGCCGCTCCTCTCGCGCTGGCCCAACAGCCATGCCGTTTTTCCCGTCCGTGCCGCACaatcgcctcctccgcgcccacGTCGGCCGTCAAAACCACCTCCCGCACGCGCCGATCGCCACCATAAATCCCgctggccgcgccgccgccttccttcttttggccgtcgccaccgccccgcttctcccggcgccgccccctttctcgcgccgacaccgccgccagTCCCCagccgccatcgccatggtttcccctccctccatcgtcctctgcctccccgcgcacACGCCAcgacgccaagccgtcgtcgcgcaccgctcctccctcctctccccgtcggattccttttctcttctcggcCGTTGCCGTCACTGGCCGTTGTCCGTCGTGCCACCGCGCTAGCGCGGCCGAGcgatctccatcgccgccgccgacctacctcgtgccggccgtcaccacctgtcctcggccctcgccgacttgccgccgccgtcctcgtcgccggtaagccgttgctgtcctctctatccctctcttttcctctccgcccgtggccgccggagccgacgcCGTCACCGCATTCTTGCACGCTtcggccgtctccgtcgcccgtccgccagccgccaccctcgccttgtTGTCACCGACGCGATCCCGCCACcgtcggagcgccgccgcgctcgtcgagTCACTGCCGTCGCTCTCCCCGAGCTGCCACCGTCCTCctttggcgccgccgccggttcttgcatcgccgtccgccggatcaccgccgcccgtcgccgcccgcttgtccgCACCGCCAtccgccggtcaccgccctccgccgcctgcccggccggcgccgcctctcccctctGTTCGGCCGAGGCCACCCCGTCCTCCTCTGTTCTGGGCCACTgatgagcgggccccactcgtcagccggtcagcctcccctctccctctctctctcaccgccatgtgggtcccagcTGTCagctttcctctctccttaatgctgacgtcatgcctccaattaattgcgcaataattcattaaggttttctgtttagtttaaaaacacagataatcttctaaaattcataactaattcatctagtctccgtttaggtccattcaagtttcattaaattcagaaaaataccaagaatccattaaaaatagtttctttctctgtttcagtagttttatagcctgttttgtttgttttgccttgtttgtcgtaggtttttccctgTCGCAGcgtcgttcgttctcgaagtcgtcgtcgaagttcctcgtgggtctaaacaaggcaagtggcacccttctttgatcatattgaacctatgattataaaatcctccgcttttacattcaaacatgcattgtattcaaatgcatttactttatttatctattgagcatttacctttatacccgttgattcccactgtTTACTATTGTCatcctagggttaatttgactagacttagggttaggcaatgcttagccatgcttagttcaagtAGCTCACCAATTGgcatttaattactgctagacctgatagacctttaatggttgtaatcattattaatctcccgatgtggattaatataactaaaatattagttatggtgggctgtgggtgcatggttttgagagtcgtgcccatggcaattaaggaccagttctcaagaaaccctgaaagtcttacacgtactaaccacaagccagaatgggcaacggtgagactcgtaatttAGCTTGttcctattcgacgtaccaaggcaagggtgagcgtgatggagtatggacgggcaatcgtggtgtaacgaaagcctctgctgcttccggattcaccaaggcacaagaggggactgcccgacttggtgtaaaggagggggtgaaacctgaagtgcggtgggattgtctagggagggttaggtgaaaggtcttatcatggtttccgtactgaggtatcgtggtgatacgttggggcatggtaacatacttgggagccatgtcttgtgggtaaagttgtacacctctacagagtaaaactattcgaatagccgtgtccgcggttattgggcgaactgacagattcactgggattagttgaaccattaataacctgattaatcttggaactggtttgaccctgcgcaacgtggtgtaacgttggcagtggtttgggtctgtcgcaacgtggtttaacgttggacagagggttgaccctgtcgctacgtggtgtaacgttcgacagcggtctgggcctgttgcaacgtggtgtaacattgaacagtggatgattattttaaatgttactttacttttatttcagtctattttttatctactttttgctaaattaccgtAGCTTAgagcaatttaaccttagcctatctttgataccctattgcattcattattctcctctcttgggtgttacttgttgagtacggtggtttgtactcagccttgcttaatttttccccaccagagcaagtgccagagtttcagtcagaagtcagaagaaggatgttcccaaggttgaagtgaggttcagtccgtcgtcgagaatgcctgtggtgtggagccgtcatcgccagttgaagctgaagattagatggtctagtcttgttttccttccgctgcatttcgatagataattgttttaaattgtttctaagtcgtggaactgtgtattaatttgtcatagtgtgtctTGAgttgatgcctggaccgagatttaatacatgctattgttcggaaatttggtgtaaatttctgggcgtgacagtggCGCACTTGTCGTGACTCAAGTTTTGAGTGTACAATTTAAGGATGTTGAAAATAGACACAGAAACAATCCTTTTCAGGACTGAGCTAAAGTGGAAGGAAAGGTGTGCAAGGTCATCATCCATGTAGGTTGGTGCTATACTCTTACAAGTAAGGAGATCTGTGATAAGTTTAGTCTGAAATTACTTTGACACTCATACTTGTATCATGTTCAATGGCTGAATGATAGTGAAAATATCAAGACTTGACATCGCCTAAAAGTTTCTTTCAAGATTGGTGAATATGAAAATAAGGTTTTGTGTGATGTGCCTATGACCATGTGTCGCTTGCTGTTGAGAAGACCGTGGCAATTTGGTCGATCATCGGTCATCACAACACTATGATCGAACAAATTAATTCTTTGTCAACTGGAAAGAAAGGAACTTTATCCTTAAGTCCATAACACATCAATATATCATGGGTGAGCATATGAGAAAGAGAGTGTTTGCCGCCCCCTCTAAAGTAACTTATCCCGTAATTTTTCAcacgcacgcttcctgaagtgtattttttttaaaaaaaattctatagaaaagttattttaaaaaatcatattaatctattttatatttttaataagtaataattaattaatcatgtactaatctactgtattacgttttccgcgtcgaggtaagttaacttactctccctcaaacgaacgcggccaaaAGAGTTCAGAAGTTTATTTCATCTTTCTCCGTTCTAGTCCCCGAGTGCGTACTCCACAGTATGATAATTACAACTCGAataaatttgaccaaatcAAAATTGTCCAATCCCTTCGCTTCTAAGCTTCTACGAAAAAACAGTTTTTCATTGAAACAAATGATCTCTTCATCCCTCAAGCACTTCCCCGATGCATGCTAATTAAATATTCTTCTCCATCAGAACCAGTCAAGATCAGCATATGCATGCGACGCTCCAACTCGAAAGCCAAGCATTGCGGCAGTCAGCCATTCAGGAAATCTCCCTTGGAATTATAGATAAACCATCAAGTCAATGATGCCTACTGTTCCTGTGGCGTCAAAGACGGACTTGACCTGCAGTAACCTAACTAGCTATGCTAGCTCCTCACATGCATAACAAGATGACTCATCGTCGCATAAATACAGTTAAACAGATATGCTGCATGCTCTGACGAAATTAATTAACCTAGATGAAACATAAGTCTCATTTTTCGGTTCTGTTTAGgcttatatgtcaaaatttaaatttttatcttaaattttagttgattttaattgttattatcgtattttattttatcagcttttgcttttagatcattaataacatatttataaagttttatttataatttttttatatttgcaaatatatggtTAGCTTTTCCGTGCAAGCAACCAAAAGATACGTGATCGAAGGAAACCGATTTTCTCGACTTAGCCTAACTTCTCATACTGTACAAGAGATATACTACTATATCTTTTTGTTGGCACAAAATCTACGGCCAAATATTAGTGACTACAACCACGTAATTTGCTAATTTGCACACACAACTAACTAGGTTCCATGCATGTGTGGAAATTTCATGGAAGTTGATTTTCACAAGCAAGTGAGAGAGTCAACCATGACCTATACGCATGATCATGTACGCCGTGAGTCTATTTAAGCTTGTGGAAATGCGGGATCAAAGCCACATCGATCCATCTTCACCAGCAGCTAAACACTACAGACAGGTCTGTAATTTGCAGTAGCCACCTCAGCTAaagcggcggccatggcgacggcggcgaggaaggtggcgctggtggcggcggtgctgtCCATGGCCGCAGCCATGGCTACAGCCCAAGAGGCGTCCAACGTGCGTGCCACGTATCACTACTACCGGCCAGCGGAGAACAACTGGGACCTGGGGGCCCCAGCTGTCAGCGCTTACTGTGCCACGTGGGATGCCGACAAGCCGCTAGAGTGGCGTCAGAAGTACGGCTGGACCGCCTTCTGTGGGCCCGTTGGCCCCACCGGGCAGGATGCCTGTGGCAGGTGCCTCCTGGTAAGAAATCAAGCTGCATATATCTTTTGGTTTATTACGGTAAAATGCAGCGAAACAATATATTTCGAAAcgataaataatttgtaaataaaatttttatagacatGCTCTTAGTGATAAAAAGCcaaaacaggaaaaaaaactgtgatgaaaaaaaacccttaaaatcaacactaaatttaatattgaaaattcaatttttaacttataggTATAAGCATAATTGAAAAAATGAAGGTGTAAGAATGGTTTCATGTGATTTTTAACTgaattatatatgatttattgatCAATAAGgcataagataaataattctAGCTAGGCTTCCCCTTAAAACTtggagttattttttttacttttcattttttttttaatttatgaaGAATGACTtaggaaaataaaactatCCCAAAGGTTAAAAccatttatatgaaaaatctaCTTAGGATCTGACTTTTACATACTATAGAGGAAGCAATGTGCATGTCAGGCCAGGTGATGTTGTTATTCTGTGATTAGAGAGAGTAGTTAGATAATGATACTCCCTTCACTAATAATATTTGTCACTTATTACAAGATTTAGTTACCATTTTAAGTTATTTGATAGCTTTGAGCatcgatttatttttaattaaaataaccTTAAAATATTACTGTAATTCTTTTCATGTAACCATTGAGCACGGTCATATCTACATATGTTGCAGATCACGAACACGGCGACGGGGGATCAGATCACGGCGAGGATCGTGGACCAGTGCGCCAACGGCGGCCTGGACCTGGACTGGGACACCGTCTTCTCCCAGATCGACACCGACGGCCAGGGCTACCAGAACGGCCACCTCATCGTCGACTACCAGTTCGTCGACTGCGGCGACAACTAGCTATACACTAATTAATACCAATTATTAATAATTGCATCGTGTAATTATAAACATTCCTATGTATGCAATAAAGTGGCTGGCTGGTGGATGATATAATTTTGATGTTTCGAATACAAAATGGAAGAATTAATGGGTTTGGCAACGTTCTTTGCATCTTTTACCCCGCCCGCATGTGTTCTCTATGCTTTCCACTCTTATGCTTCCGAAACGGCTAACTAATAcgtccttttttaaaaaagattacattgaaaaattgttcttaaaaaatcatattattttatttttaaatttttttagtaaataattaattcatcatatGCTAATCCGCTGTAATATTTTTCGACCCTGTTCCCAACCTCAACTATCCTCTCGGCCTTTGTGGAATATGATGGATTATGTGACAAAAGGCTAAAAGAGGTCTCAGATTGCAACGTTATTGCCAGAGCAGTTCAGAAGTTTCAGGCCAATGTACAGCCAGTGTTAATTTGTGGCTCTGTTTCTCTGCTTTTTGAAAACTCTGTTCTTTTGTTCTACTTACATGGCTGAGACTGCCTTCGGTTTGATTAGATATGAccttctataaataaattcaacGATGGAGCCATTCAACCATTCAAGTTATCTGTTTGATTGTAAGAACATGACGATCCAACTTTATTATCGGTCGGATGAAAATAGTTAAGTAATTATGATCTCAATTTAACATGATAATAGTTAGCCATACATTGATCACTACATTAGTAGTGTTTTTCAAAGATCGACCATTTTTTTCA is part of the Oryza brachyantha chromosome 11, ObraRS2, whole genome shotgun sequence genome and encodes:
- the LOC102715981 gene encoding barwin-like, whose product is MATAARKVALVAAVLSMAAAMATAQEASNVRATYHYYRPAENNWDLGAPAVSAYCATWDADKPLEWRQKYGWTAFCGPVGPTGQDACGRCLLITNTATGDQITARIVDQCANGGLDLDWDTVFSQIDTDGQGYQNGHLIVDYQFVDCGDN